From Neomonachus schauinslandi chromosome 4, ASM220157v2, whole genome shotgun sequence:
GCAGAGTCCCGCTGCAGCGGCCAGGGACACCTGGGCTTCTCTTGGCTTGGCAGGCTTGAGGAGTCCCACTGACTCCTCCGGGGCACTGCCCTTGGTTGGTGTGGGGTCTGGGGCCATGCTTGGATACAGGAGATCCCCAAGACCCTCCTCCTGGGACCTCAACCCCACCCCCtggctccccctccccagcctcctgcaAGAACCCCACCAACTCCTAGGTGGGCACTATCAGCCTCCCTTTCCCCAGAGCCTTGTCCCGTCCAACCTCAGATCTGGCCCCACAGTCAGCTGCACGAGCCTCCGACTACCAGCCTTGGCCTGGTGCCTGGCCACTCTCAGACCCCAGCAAAGGGCAGCCTCCCCGGctccccagggcagagcctgggccTCCCCCAGGGGGCGTGCACCCAGGCTCTGATCCCTGAGTCCAGCCCACCCTTGGAGGCCCTGGGGGTCAAGTGAGCGGCAGGCTGGGTGAAGAAAAGACACATGACAAGCTGTGCAGGACAGTGAGTGACTCATGTTGATTTCAGGCAGCCCCAGCACAGTGCTCAGGAGGACCCTCCTGCCCGCAGTCTGGCCACCAGGGCCTGGAGCTTGTCAGACAGCGCCACCTGTAGGAGGAAGAGAGGATGACGGGTGGCCGTAGGCACGGAGGGACGCAGGCAAGCTGACCACATGGGCGTGCACCCACCCGGTATGGTGCAGGCTGCTGCAGCTGCTTGTGCTCCGGGCTCAGACGGCTCAGGGACAGCTGCGCGAAGGCTCTAGATTCGGCCAGAGATGGGAGGGGCTCACAcagctgggggaagagggaaggcaggggtggggcagtggtCAGGGTCAGGGGCCAGGGAACTCAGGGTGAAGGAGCAGACTGAGGGAGCAGGTGGAAGCGGCTACCTGTCCCTGCTGGACCCAGAGCCTCAGCAGGGGCTCCACGTGGGCAGGCCTCACTCTACAGGCTCCCTGGGCCCCTCGAGGCCAGACCCTGAGCTCCTGGCCAGCCCGCGGCGGTGCCTCCTCGGCCAACTGCAGCAAATCCAACAGCGGAGACCCTGCGTGCGTGCAAAGAGTAAAGCGGGGGGCCTGGGGACGGGAGAAGGACCGCCGAGGAGCGGGAGGCGTGGGGGGACCTCACCATCAGCACCCAGGAGCCGGAAGGCAGCCTTGCTCCCAGGCAGCGTCTGTTTCTCGGGGTCCTCGGTCAGTTTCATTCGGGGTTGGCCTCCCACAGACACCAGCTGCAGACACATGTGCTGGGGTTGCCGGACTCTTCTCCCCCAACCCCGATCCCTCCGGCCCACCCCACTGGGTCCCAGATCCTATCCCCACCTTATAGACGCAGCCCAGGGAAGGCTGGCGGGGACACGTGACCACATTGGTGCCGATGCCAATGACGTTGACCTCACTGCCCTGAACGAGGAGAGAGAAGGTGGCACTGAACCTAGCTGACGTCGGCAGGCCCGGGGCCCTCCTGGCCCCCCTCTGGCCTGCCCCTGCCCGCCCCACCTCCTGGGCCAGCCGGGTCAGCTCCTCCTCGTCAATGTTGTTGCTGACGGTGATGGAGACCGATTCCAGCCAGGGCATCTGGAACCTGTGATGGGCAGCCCCTCAGATATCCCCTGAGGCATCTGGTCACTCTCCCTCTCCAGGTACGCATGCCCCCCACCACCTGACAATCTGCCTTCAGCCACATGGGTCTTGACCTTTTGCTTATGAGCCCCTGGGTGAACCCACCCCTGATTTCCCTGCCAAGGTCCCAATGTCTCTGCTGCGGTAGCAACCAGATCAGATCTCCTCACTTTGGGAGGGACAAactgctctctcctctcccccatcccaaCGTTCCTGCCCCCCAACAGGCTCTCTCAGTAGGCATAACCCGTCCCAGGGGACTCACTGGGCCGAAATGCTCCTGAAGACCCTGCGGATCTCCTGGGCCTGCTGCAGCAAGTCACCACTGTCCAATCTTACACCCACTGCTCGGTAGCCCAGCTCCCCCAGGGCCAGGGCTACTGCCAGAAAGTTAGGAAGACCGCTCCTGCCAGCAGGAAAGAGAAGGGTCGGTGAGGGGCCACAGCTGCTCTGCAGAGCCCACCCAGGGGAGGACCTAGGCCTCACCTCTGCACACTGTAGGTGTCCAGCAGGCCCTGGAAGGCCCGGGGAAAAGCCAGGGCATAGGCCACAAAGGCTGCCCGCTCCCCCCGGTGGGGCTCCTGCACCCCCAGTCCCAGATGGGCACACACGCGATCCAGCCATGCCTCCGCACAAGCAGCCAGATCCACCCTGGGGCCCTGACTGGCAGCTGGAGCCAACATCTACGGAAAGGGGTCGGTGAAGGCTGGGCAGCCCATAGTGCAGGGTGAGGACTGGCTGACCGCCGGCTGAGGGTCTGAGCAGGGGTAAGGCCAGCACTACCAGCTTCCCAGCACTGGGGCTACCTGCCGGGGGCTCAGGTGGGCAAGGACTAGCTGTGGGGTCTGCCCTCTGGAGCGCAGCGGGGGCGTGAGGGGTACTGACCGGGTCGGGGGGCACCTCAGTGCCCAAAAAGGAAGTGATGAAAGAGTGTGCCAGGGTTCCGGCCAGGGGCACACCCCGCAGCTGTCCTGCGAGCACATTGCTGCTGCCATCGAAGCCTGAGCCAGGGGGTCAGGAGGGCGTCAGATGGGCATCAGACGGGGCCGGAGGGCGTCTGGTGGGTGTCCTCCTTCCccggcccctgcctccctcctcggGCTCTTACCGCCCAAGTAGCTATAGGTAGAGGCGGTAAGACCCCCATCCGGGCCCTGGGCTCGCCGCAGCCCCATCTCCAACAGCCGCTTTTTCGGACCCGCGATCAGGCGAAGCCGCGAAGCATTGGTGGCGATGAGGCTGTCGGGGACAAGGGAGCAGGGGACCTGCGGTGAGGGTCACGAAGTCACCGCGGACCTGGGCCCCCTTCGCGGCCCTCCACAGTGGGCGCGGGAGGCCCCTCTCCAGAGCCCTGGCCCCGCGCTCCGCTTCCTGGTTGGAACCACTCCCCATCCCAACggctcgcccccccccccccccgaagtcCCCGCTCGTCGTCCCGGGGCCCAGCTCCTCCCCCGGGTCTGCCTCCAGGCCGGCGGGGTCCCACCCGGGCGGGGCCCCACCTGGCGTAGCTGACGAGGCAGAGGAGGGGCGTCTCCAGCAGCTGCACCACCAGGAGCGGCCCGCACACCTGCAGCAAGGGCACCTGCCgcggggtggtgggggggcagtTGTCAGCTCAGCGCCGCCCGGCACGCTCGGGCCCACGCCCTCTGCCCCCCGCTCACCCTGCAACTCACGCCGGGGAAGGCGAGGGAGCCCTCGGGCAGAGCCCGCACCGTCACATCGGAGCAGTCGAGGGCACGAAGGTGCTCGAAGAACGCGGGGTCCGTGTCGGGAGGCAGCACCGAGGCCAGAAACTGCACGTCTGGGAGTGACAGAGGCCCTCGTTGGCTGGAGCTGGCGCAGGCCGTGGAGGACTCGTCGGGGCTGGGACCGTCGGGGGTCCTGGGAGGCTGTTGGGCCATGGGGGACTCTGGTCCGGGGCTCtcaggcggggggtgggggagggaaagacgCGTCTAGGTGGCAGGTGTCTAGCAGGGTCGTGGGGGCTGGCCGGGCTAGGGTGGAGCTACCTGCGTCCTGCAAGCGGAAGGCGCGCAGGAAACGCACGCAGTCGCGCAGCCCCGCGGCCAGGGCGAAGGCGCCGCCGAACGGGCAGCCCCGGAAGAAGAGCTCGAACTCCGCCTGCTCCCGCGCCCGCCCCGCGTTCCAGTAGCCCAGCGCCATGGTGGCCTGGTAGAGGTCGGTGAGCAGCGGCCGAGCCGCCGCGAGCGCCTCGGGGTCCTGCTCCGCCGCCATTCCGCTCCGGCGCCCGGACTCcggcccgcgccccgcgccccgccccgcgcccccgtGACGCCCCGCCCGCCGTCTGACCGGGGCCCCGCCCCCTGGCAGGGCAACTATCGCCGCGGGGCCCGAGGCCGCGCTAAGGCCACGCCCagcctgccctggggaggggcgGCAGGCGCCGGGGACTCTGCTCCGAGGACTCTGCTCCGAGGGGGCCCGTCGGTGGTGCTGACAGAGCCATCAAGGGGGGCAGTCCATTCCCGTGCGGCTTGAGCCCCTGGAGGGCACCAGTTCAGACCAGAAGTAACCACAGCCCACACCCTTTGTCCCCAACTCAGAACGGCTCTCACCAGCCACGCCAGCCAACGGTTCAGGGGAGGGGCTGCCAGTGCCAAGTACCGCCCAGACAGGACCGTGGGCACGACTCCACAGGGCGATTTATCACGGGCCtgcccaggaggaggggcaggccccAGAGCAGACACGGGCAGCGCCCTGACGCTGGAGCAGCAGGGACCTCATCCAAGGAATCAGCCAGGCTCCGTGGACATGCTGGGGGGCCTGGCAGGGTTTCCCACAGGTCACACTTGGGGGGCCCATGACTGTGGTCACAGCAGCAGGGCCAGGACGGCCACTGGAACCTTTCTCCCCTGGACACTTTTGCTCCCCAGGGGTCAGCTCAGCAGCGAACGGAACCCAGAGGAGGCGGAGTGGAGAGGCCTCCTGTGCCTCAGGGGGACCGGCAGCCCCTGCAAAGCCGTCAACGCATGCTGTTTCTGGCTTCAACAGCTTGAACCTGGTGTGGTACTTGTAACCGAGGGGTGAGTGCCATCAGGGCAgccaagaggcagagaaggggcaGACGGGGAGTGAGCACAGCCACAAGAACGCTGTGCAGAGACCAAGAAAGGGGAGGATGGTGCTGGGCCCCAGGGTCACTGGCGGAGAAGGAGCAAGACAGACGGGGGCCCAGCTGGGACACTAATGAGACGCAGGCCAAGCGTGAGGCCTGGAGCTTGGCCGAGCCGCTCACTGAATGTGCCCGCCCCCTGGGCCCAGACGAGCACAGGAGCCAGAGAGTGCGATCTCAGTCTTTAATGGCTGCAGGGCCTCCCACACCCAGGCCCGGTGCTCGGGCTCAGATCTTGTTGAAAGCAGCAATGTCGACACTCTGCACCTGAGAAGGAGGGAGGCCAGTGGTCACATGGGGCCCAGTTTCCCGAAGACCCACCCACTCTGGCCACCTGCCTGGCCAGGGATTT
This genomic window contains:
- the NAPRT gene encoding nicotinate phosphoribosyltransferase isoform X3, which encodes MAAEQDPEALAAARPLLTDLYQATMALGYWNAGRAREQAEFELFFRGCPFGGAFALAAGLRDCVRFLRAFRLQDAGNVQFLASVLPPDTDPAFFEHLRALDCSDVTVPLLQVCGPLLVVQLLETPLLCLVSYASLIATNASRLRLIAGPKKRLLEMGLRRAQGPDGGLTASTYSYLGGFDGSSNVLAGQLRGVPLAGTLAHSFITSFLGTEVPPDPMLAPAASQGPRVDLAACAEAWLDRVCAHLGLGVQEPHRGERAAFVAYALAFPRAFQGLLDTYSVQRSGLPNFLAVALALGELGYRAVGVRLDSGDLLQQAQEIRRVFRSISAQFQMPWLESVSITVSNNIDEEELTRLAQEGSEVNVIGIGTNVVTCPRQPSLGCVYKLVSVGGQPRMKLTEDPEKQTLPGSKAAFRLLGADGSPLLDLLQLAEEAPPRAGQELRVWPRGAQGACRVRPAHVEPLLRLWVQQGQLCEPLPSLAESRAFAQLSLSRLSPEHKQLQQPAPYRVALSDKLQALVARLRAGGSS
- the NAPRT gene encoding nicotinate phosphoribosyltransferase isoform X1, producing the protein MAAEQDPEALAAARPLLTDLYQATMALGYWNAGRAREQAEFELFFRGCPFGGAFALAAGLRDCVRFLRAFRLQDAGNVQFLASVLPPDTDPAFFEHLRALDCSDVTVRALPEGSLAFPGVPLLQVCGPLLVVQLLETPLLCLVSYASLIATNASRLRLIAGPKKRLLEMGLRRAQGPDGGLTASTYSYLGGFDGSSNVLAGQLRGVPLAGTLAHSFITSFLGTEVPPDPMLAPAASQGPRVDLAACAEAWLDRVCAHLGLGVQEPHRGERAAFVAYALAFPRAFQGLLDTYSVQRSGLPNFLAVALALGELGYRAVGVRLDSGDLLQQAQEIRRVFRSISAQFQMPWLESVSITVSNNIDEEELTRLAQEGSEVNVIGIGTNVVTCPRQPSLGCVYKLVSVGGQPRMKLTEDPEKQTLPGSKAAFRLLGADGSPLLDLLQLAEEAPPRAGQELRVWPRGAQGACRVRPAHVEPLLRLWVQQGQLCEPLPSLAESRAFAQLSLSRLSPEHKQLQQPAPYRVALSDKLQALVARLRAGGSS
- the NAPRT gene encoding nicotinate phosphoribosyltransferase isoform X5, producing the protein MAAEQDPEALAAARPLLTDLYQATMALGYWNAGRAREQAEFELFFRGCPFGGAFALAAGLRDCVRFLRAFRLQDADVQFLASVLPPDTDPAFFEHLRALDCSDVTVRALPEGSLAFPGVPLLQVCGPLLVVQLLETPLLCLVSYASLIATNASRLRLIAGPKKRLLEMGLRRAQGPDGGLTASTYSYLGGFDGSSNVLAGQLRGVPLAGTLAHSFITSFLGTEVPPDPMLAPAASQGPRVDLAACAEAWLDRVCAHLGLGVQEPHRGERAAFVAYALAFPRAFQGLLDTYSVQRSGLPNFLAVALALGELGYRAVGVRLDSGDLLQQAQEIRRVFRSISAQFQMPWLESVSITVSNNIDEEELTRLAQELVSVGGQPRMKLTEDPEKQTLPGSKAAFRLLGADGSPLLDLLQLAEEAPPRAGQELRVWPRGAQGACRVRPAHVEPLLRLWVQQGQLCEPLPSLAESRAFAQLSLSRLSPEHKQLQQPAPYRVALSDKLQALVARLRAGGSS
- the NAPRT gene encoding nicotinate phosphoribosyltransferase isoform X4 → MAAEQDPEALAAARPLLTDLYQATMALGYWNAGRAREQAEFELFFRGCPFGGAFALAAGLRDCVRFLRAFRLQDADVQFLASVLPPDTDPAFFEHLRALDCSDVTVRALPEGSLAFPGVPLLQVCGPLLVVQLLETPLLCLVSYASLIATNASRLRLIAGPKKRLLEMGLRRAQGPDGGLTASTYSYLGGFDGSSNVLAGQLRGVPLAGTLAHSFITSFLGTEVPPDPMLAPAASQGPRVDLAACAEAWLDRVCAHLGLGVQEPHRGERAAFVAYALAFPRAFQGLLDTYSVQRSGLPNFLAVALALGELGYRAVGVRLDSGDLLQQAQEIRRVFRSISAQFQMPWLESVSITVSNNIDEEELTRLAQEGSEVNVIGIGTNVVTCPRQPSLGCVYKLVSVGGQPRMKLTEDPEKQTLPGSKAAFRLLGADGSPLLDLLQLAEEAPPRAGQELRVWPRGAQGACRVRPAHLCEPLPSLAESRAFAQLSLSRLSPEHKQLQQPAPYRVALSDKLQALVARLRAGGSS
- the NAPRT gene encoding nicotinate phosphoribosyltransferase isoform X2, with the protein product MAAEQDPEALAAARPLLTDLYQATMALGYWNAGRAREQAEFELFFRGCPFGGAFALAAGLRDCVRFLRAFRLQDADVQFLASVLPPDTDPAFFEHLRALDCSDVTVRALPEGSLAFPGVPLLQVCGPLLVVQLLETPLLCLVSYASLIATNASRLRLIAGPKKRLLEMGLRRAQGPDGGLTASTYSYLGGFDGSSNVLAGQLRGVPLAGTLAHSFITSFLGTEVPPDPMLAPAASQGPRVDLAACAEAWLDRVCAHLGLGVQEPHRGERAAFVAYALAFPRAFQGLLDTYSVQRSGLPNFLAVALALGELGYRAVGVRLDSGDLLQQAQEIRRVFRSISAQFQMPWLESVSITVSNNIDEEELTRLAQEGSEVNVIGIGTNVVTCPRQPSLGCVYKLVSVGGQPRMKLTEDPEKQTLPGSKAAFRLLGADGSPLLDLLQLAEEAPPRAGQELRVWPRGAQGACRVRPAHVEPLLRLWVQQGQLCEPLPSLAESRAFAQLSLSRLSPEHKQLQQPAPYRVALSDKLQALVARLRAGGSS